The DNA sequence CGACAGATGCGCGGCATCGCCGACACACTCCTCAAGGAGTTTCCGGATGAGTAGCCGCTCCTCACGGTCCCGCTCGCTCCAGAGTCGGCTGAATCCGCGGCGGACCGCGGGCGCAATTCGGGCGCCTCGGCGTTCCTAGCTGCTCTTGCGTCGCTCCTCGCGCCACCGTTGCTGCTGCCGCATGGTGTGCAGAGCGACCGGGGCAATGGCCCGGACAACGAGGAAGATGAGCAACCAGGAAGAACCAAGTCGCAGGAACCACCCAGCGAGCGAGTACCACTGGGGGCGTCGGCGATCGTGTTGATGGACAGAAGCGACACCCGGCGCACGATACAACGCTTCTTGCGCCAAGCGACCGTCCGCGATTGTCGGCAGACAGCAACGGCGTCATAATGACAGCATGGCTGTCCAAATCACGGTGCGCAACGTCCCTGAAGCGGTGCGCGACGAGCTCGCGGCCCGTGCCGCACTGGCCCACAAGTCGATGCAGGAGTACTTGCGCGGAGAACTCGAAAGACTGGCATCGAGGCCGTCCATCGATCGATGGCTAGAGAGGGTGCGTGAGCGCCAGAGCACCACGGGGACGCGTCTGCCGGCCGGCGAGATTATTCGCCACCTCCACGCCGGCCGCCGCTGAGATCCATGCCGCCGGTCGTCGTCGACGCATCGGTGCTCGTCGCGGCGGTGGTCGATACCGGACCCGACGGCGACTGGGCTCGCAGCGTGACGTCCGAAGGGCCCCTGATCGCGCCGGAGCTGGCCCCGGTTGAAGCCGGCAACGTGCTGCGTCGGGCTGAGTTGGCGCGTAGCGTATCCGGCGCGGAGGCGACAGCAGCCTATCGGGACATCGTCGACCTGCCAATCGAGTTGTTGCGTTTCGCACCGTTCGCGGCGCGGATCTGGGAGCTGCGTTCCAATCTGACCACCTACGACGCCTGGTACGTCGCGTGCGCAGAGGCGCTGGCGGTGCCTCTGGCAACGCTCGACGCCCGCCTCGCCCGGGCACCGGGGCTCTCGTGTAGATTCCTGCTGCCCGACTCGGGCTCGGCTTCATCAGGGGAACCCCGGTGAGCGGACAGCCCGGGGCCACTGGGTCGCCGATCCTGGACGGGTCGTGGCGATCGAGCTGAAGGTCAAGCCCCCGGAAGGAAAGGCGCGGGCGAAAGGGGGGCAATCCCGCGTGGCCGCGCTGGTGCAGGGATTGCGCCACTTGGATGTCTGAGAGCGCGACGATTTCGCCCGGGATACGGCAGCGCTCGTCCCCGGAGCATGCTCTCGATGAACTAAGTGGCCTCCTCGACATCCTGTCAGGCAGACGAGTAGCCAGCGTATGGATTCCCTTCTCAGTACTTAACCAAGCTTCCGAGCTCCGCAGCCGGACGCTGTCGGACTGGTCGTGGCTGTGGCGTCAGCCTGGGCACTACTTACGCCTCTGGTGGGCCGGGCGAGATCTGACGAATCAGCGGCGCGACGCGCACAATCGTCGCGCCTCGTCCCTCTTGGCGTCGGATCCGGCCCTTGCCCATCTGAACGA is a window from the Acidobacteriota bacterium genome containing:
- a CDS encoding type II toxin-antitoxin system VapC family toxin; translation: MPPVVVDASVLVAAVVDTGPDGDWARSVTSEGPLIAPELAPVEAGNVLRRAELARSVSGAEATAAYRDIVDLPIELLRFAPFAARIWELRSNLTTYDAWYVACAEALAVPLATLDARLARAPGLSCRFLLPDSGSASSGEPR